A genomic window from Corynebacterium fournieri includes:
- the prfA gene encoding peptide chain release factor 1, whose translation MAEKSQVSLVDDYVAEYQGIQAQMGDPEVAGDQDQFRKLSKRYAELQPIINVYNALTEAQEDHEAAAEMANEDKEFAEEAKRLEGEIVRLEEELADLLAPRDEHDGDDVIMELKAGAGGEEAALFAGDLARMYQKYCEKHALTWEVLDVAESDLGGVKDMTVAVKSKNPSRDGAWSKLKFEGGVHRVQRVPVTESQGRIQTSAAGVYVFPEADEVESVQIDEKDLRVDVYRSSGKGGQGVNTTDSAVRITHLPTGIVVTCQNERSQIQNRARAMQVLQARLDQLEREKAEAEEAEGRASQVRTMDRSERIRTYNWPENRISDHRINFKANNLDSVLDGNMDDLITALQTHERQERLEAE comes from the coding sequence ATGGCAGAGAAATCGCAGGTTTCGCTTGTCGACGACTACGTCGCCGAATACCAGGGCATCCAGGCCCAGATGGGCGACCCGGAAGTCGCCGGAGACCAGGACCAGTTCCGCAAACTGTCCAAGCGTTACGCCGAGCTGCAGCCGATCATCAACGTCTACAACGCGCTGACCGAGGCGCAGGAGGACCACGAGGCGGCGGCCGAGATGGCCAACGAGGACAAGGAGTTCGCCGAGGAGGCCAAGCGCCTCGAGGGCGAGATTGTCCGGTTGGAAGAAGAGCTGGCTGACCTTCTGGCGCCGCGCGACGAGCACGACGGCGACGACGTGATCATGGAGCTCAAGGCCGGCGCCGGCGGCGAAGAGGCCGCCCTGTTCGCTGGCGACCTCGCCCGCATGTACCAGAAGTACTGCGAAAAGCACGCTCTGACCTGGGAGGTGCTGGACGTGGCGGAGTCCGACCTCGGCGGTGTCAAGGACATGACGGTTGCGGTGAAGTCCAAGAACCCGTCGCGCGACGGCGCCTGGTCCAAGCTGAAGTTCGAGGGCGGCGTGCACCGCGTGCAGCGCGTTCCCGTCACCGAATCCCAGGGCCGCATCCAGACCTCCGCGGCCGGCGTGTACGTCTTCCCGGAAGCCGACGAGGTGGAAAGCGTGCAGATTGACGAGAAGGATCTGCGCGTGGACGTCTACCGTTCCTCGGGCAAGGGCGGCCAGGGCGTGAACACGACCGACTCGGCCGTGCGCATCACGCACCTGCCCACCGGCATTGTGGTGACCTGCCAGAACGAGCGCTCTCAGATTCAAAACCGCGCCCGCGCCATGCAGGTGCTGCAGGCCCGGTTGGACCAGCTGGAGCGCGAGAAGGCGGAGGCTGAAGAGGCGGAAGGTCGCGCGTCCCAGGTGCGCACGATGGACCGTTCCGAGCGCATCCGCACCTACAACTGGCCGGAGAACCGCATCTCGGACCACCGCATCAACTTCAAGGCCAACAACCTCGATTCGGTGCTGGACGGCAACATGGACGACCTGATCACAGCGCTGCAGACGCACGAGCGTCAGGAACGCCTTGAAGCCGAGTAA
- the prmC gene encoding peptide chain release factor N(5)-glutamine methyltransferase, which produces MKPSNLRETIARAAQTLAGAGVSAPEVDARLLAAHLLGVAPTQLLFAEPTADFDERYAELIARRAAREPLQHIVGTAPFFGIDLQVGPGVFIPRPETEVLAEWALAQRGSTVVDLGSGTGALAITIARARPEAKVYAVERSEKARGYLRSNVEKFAPQVAVVAGDMTDPDLLRELDGAVDLVVTNPPYVPETPQLQQEVYADPREAVFSGDDGMAAINGLVPVAKRLLRDGGVIGIEHDDTTSLAVQEVLRDGGFADPKVLHDLTGRARFVTASKLAR; this is translated from the coding sequence TTGAAGCCGAGTAACCTCCGCGAGACCATCGCCCGCGCTGCGCAGACCCTTGCCGGCGCGGGCGTTTCCGCGCCTGAGGTGGACGCCCGCCTGCTCGCGGCGCACCTGCTCGGCGTTGCTCCGACGCAGCTCCTCTTCGCAGAACCGACCGCGGACTTCGACGAGCGCTACGCCGAGCTGATCGCACGCCGCGCCGCTCGCGAGCCGCTGCAGCACATCGTCGGAACCGCGCCGTTTTTCGGCATCGACCTTCAGGTCGGCCCCGGGGTGTTCATTCCGCGGCCGGAAACTGAAGTGCTCGCCGAGTGGGCGCTGGCGCAGCGCGGCAGCACTGTCGTCGATCTCGGCTCCGGCACGGGCGCGCTCGCCATCACCATCGCCCGCGCACGCCCCGAGGCGAAGGTTTACGCGGTCGAGCGTTCTGAAAAAGCGCGCGGGTATTTGCGGAGCAACGTCGAAAAGTTCGCGCCTCAGGTGGCAGTGGTCGCCGGCGACATGACGGACCCGGACCTTTTGCGCGAACTCGACGGGGCAGTGGACCTGGTGGTGACCAACCCGCCGTACGTGCCCGAAACGCCGCAGCTGCAGCAGGAGGTCTACGCAGACCCGCGCGAGGCTGTCTTTTCGGGCGACGACGGGATGGCGGCGATTAACGGGCTCGTACCCGTCGCCAAGCGATTGCTGCGCGACGGGGGAGTAATCGGCATCGAGCACGACGACACGACATCACTCGCGGTGCAGGAGGTGCTGCGCGACGGCGGTTTCGCCGACCCGAAAGTGCTGCACGACCTCACCGGGCGGGCCCGGTTTGTCACTGCGAGTAAGCTGGCCCGGTAA
- a CDS encoding L-threonylcarbamoyladenylate synthase, which yields MRETYDCLDPHKRAEGVRAAADAVRAGRCVVLPTDTVYGIGCDAFNNAAVETLLATKHRGPDMPVPVLVGSWVTIQGLVREFTETAKALVEAFWPGGLSIVVPEAPSLPWNLGDTRGTVLLRMPNQPLALELLQETGPMAVSSANISGNPPATTVTEARQQFGDAVGIYLDGGSAEIGEPSTIIDISGPAPKILREGAITAERIGQVLGLEPESLRRK from the coding sequence TTGAGGGAAACGTACGACTGCCTCGACCCGCACAAGCGCGCTGAGGGAGTGCGCGCGGCCGCAGACGCCGTACGTGCCGGCCGCTGCGTGGTGCTGCCCACGGACACCGTTTACGGCATCGGTTGCGACGCTTTCAACAACGCGGCCGTGGAGACGCTGCTGGCAACCAAGCACCGCGGGCCGGATATGCCGGTGCCGGTGCTCGTGGGCTCCTGGGTGACTATCCAAGGCCTGGTCCGCGAGTTCACCGAAACGGCGAAGGCGCTCGTGGAGGCGTTCTGGCCGGGCGGGCTATCCATCGTCGTGCCCGAGGCGCCGAGCTTGCCGTGGAACCTGGGCGACACCCGAGGCACCGTGCTGCTGCGTATGCCGAACCAGCCGCTCGCGCTCGAGCTGTTGCAGGAAACTGGACCGATGGCTGTCTCCTCCGCGAACATCTCTGGCAACCCGCCGGCGACCACGGTGACGGAGGCGCGCCAGCAGTTCGGCGACGCGGTGGGAATCTACCTCGACGGCGGCTCGGCGGAGATCGGGGAACCCTCCACGATCATCGACATCTCCGGGCCCGCGCCGAAGATCCTGCGCGAGGGGGCGATCACCGCCGAGCGCATCGGTCAAGTCCTTGGGCTTGAACCGGAGAGTCTGCGGAGGAAGTAG
- a CDS encoding MraY family glycosyltransferase, which produces MNASGVPLRELGLVLLVAAAVTYLATGPVRSLLVRTGRVAEIRTRDVHTQPTPSLGGLAMFTGFLAAYALAQQLPALTRGFAPLTPEMTAVLVGGLAIVLVGVVDDLYELRALTKLIGQFAAAIVMTALGIVFTVFYVPFGEGGTTLILDQAQGMVFSAIFTVLLINAVNFVDGIDGLAAGLGMIAGSAILLYSLAVLHDQGGAVSAYPPAIICAILVGICAGFLPHNFEPARIFMGDSGAMLIGLLLAAASISASGKINMSLYGAADVVALVSPIIVVLAAIALPVLDLVWAVVRRTARGQSPFAADAGHIHHRLLRLGHTHRRTVLVLYMWVSAVALGAVSFSIVPTKVALALSLTALLVAFLLTLVPLAKGKIGPAGRMTQRETA; this is translated from the coding sequence ATGAACGCCTCCGGTGTTCCGCTGCGGGAGCTTGGTCTGGTCCTGCTCGTAGCGGCAGCAGTGACCTACCTCGCCACGGGGCCCGTGCGCTCCCTGCTCGTGCGCACAGGCAGGGTGGCAGAGATCCGCACCCGCGACGTGCACACCCAGCCGACACCCTCGCTGGGCGGTCTCGCCATGTTCACCGGATTCTTGGCCGCCTACGCGCTGGCGCAGCAGCTGCCAGCCCTGACACGCGGCTTCGCCCCGCTCACACCCGAAATGACCGCAGTGCTGGTGGGTGGGCTGGCCATCGTGCTGGTGGGCGTGGTCGACGACTTGTACGAGCTGCGCGCCCTGACAAAGCTCATCGGCCAATTCGCGGCGGCGATTGTGATGACTGCGCTGGGCATCGTCTTCACCGTGTTCTACGTGCCGTTCGGCGAGGGCGGCACCACACTCATCCTGGATCAAGCCCAGGGCATGGTCTTCAGCGCAATATTTACGGTCCTGCTGATTAACGCGGTCAACTTCGTCGACGGCATCGACGGCCTCGCCGCCGGGCTGGGCATGATCGCCGGATCCGCGATCCTGCTGTACTCGCTGGCGGTGCTGCACGACCAAGGCGGGGCAGTCTCCGCCTACCCGCCGGCGATCATCTGCGCCATCTTGGTGGGCATCTGCGCCGGCTTTTTGCCCCACAACTTCGAGCCCGCACGCATCTTCATGGGCGACTCCGGCGCCATGCTGATCGGCCTTTTGCTGGCGGCGGCGTCTATCTCCGCGTCCGGCAAGATCAACATGTCGCTCTACGGGGCGGCGGATGTAGTGGCACTGGTGAGCCCGATCATCGTGGTGCTCGCGGCCATCGCGCTGCCGGTGCTGGATCTCGTGTGGGCCGTTGTCAGGCGCACGGCGAGGGGGCAGAGCCCCTTTGCCGCGGATGCCGGCCACATTCACCACCGGCTGCTCCGACTCGGCCACACGCACCGCCGCACGGTGCTGGTGCTGTACATGTGGGTCTCCGCAGTCGCGCTCGGTGCCGTGAGTTTTTCCATCGTCCCCACGAAGGTGGCGCTGGCGCTGAGTCTCACGGCGCTGCTGGTGGCGTTTCTGCTCACGCTGGTGCCGCTTGCGAAGGGCAAAATCGGCCCTGCAGGTAGGATGACCCAGCGTGAAACCGCTTGA
- the atpB gene encoding F0F1 ATP synthase subunit A — MKGEFHAPSLGPEFFPGQTYGQLIGEDFANGWFALDRIMLVRLFMAAILVLLFVIAFRNPKLVPKGLQNVAEIGVDFVRVQIAEDTLGKKDGKRFLPLLCTIFFTTLFMNVATIIPGLNISPNARIGMPIVMAVAAYIAMIYAGVKRYGIAYFKHSTVIPGLPPLLHLLVVPIEFFSTFILRPVTLALRLMANFLAGHIILVLLYSATNFFFWQLNAWTAVSGLTLIAALLFTAYELIIIFLQAYIFALLTAVYIELSLHADAH; from the coding sequence ATGAAGGGTGAATTCCACGCACCTTCACTTGGTCCAGAATTTTTCCCGGGGCAGACGTACGGCCAGCTCATTGGCGAAGACTTCGCTAATGGGTGGTTCGCACTCGATCGCATCATGCTCGTCCGCCTGTTTATGGCGGCGATCTTGGTGCTCCTCTTTGTTATTGCCTTCCGGAACCCGAAGCTGGTTCCTAAGGGCTTGCAGAATGTCGCCGAAATCGGTGTCGATTTCGTCCGCGTCCAGATCGCGGAGGACACGCTGGGGAAGAAGGACGGCAAGCGGTTCCTGCCGCTGCTGTGCACCATCTTCTTCACCACGCTGTTCATGAACGTGGCAACGATCATCCCGGGCCTGAACATCTCGCCTAACGCACGTATCGGCATGCCGATCGTCATGGCGGTGGCGGCCTACATCGCGATGATCTACGCCGGTGTGAAGCGTTACGGCATCGCATACTTCAAGCACTCGACGGTTATCCCCGGCCTTCCGCCGCTGCTCCACCTTCTGGTGGTGCCGATCGAGTTCTTCTCGACGTTCATCCTGCGTCCGGTCACCCTGGCTCTTCGTCTTATGGCGAACTTCCTGGCTGGCCACATCATTCTCGTCCTGCTGTACTCCGCCACGAACTTCTTCTTCTGGCAGCTGAACGCATGGACGGCAGTGAGTGGCTTGACCCTTATTGCAGCGCTGCTGTTTACCGCATACGAGTTGATCATCATCTTCCTGCAGGCGTACATCTTCGCCCTGCTGACTGCGGTGTACATCGAGCTGTCGCTGCACGCGGATGCGCACTAA
- a CDS encoding ATP synthase F0 subunit C, with the protein MNDIILAQAAETVNRYEGLGTIGYGLATIGPGIGIGMLVGKTVEGMARQPEMAGQLRTTMFLGIAFVEALALIGLVAGFLF; encoded by the coding sequence ATGAACGACATCATTCTTGCTCAGGCAGCGGAGACCGTGAACCGCTACGAGGGTCTCGGCACCATCGGCTACGGCCTCGCAACCATCGGCCCGGGCATCGGCATCGGCATGCTCGTCGGCAAGACCGTTGAGGGCATGGCACGTCAGCCGGAGATGGCTGGCCAGCTGCGCACCACCATGTTCCTGGGTATCGCCTTCGTTGAGGCGCTCGCCCTGATCGGCCTCGTCGCCGGCTTCCTGTTCTAA
- a CDS encoding F0F1 ATP synthase subunit B → MTDVTAFLMAAEGHETLPGEGEPSILLPAAYDVVWSLVVFIIVGLLFAKYVIPKFQEVLAEREDRIKGGIERAEVAQKEAKAALEKNNAELAEARHEAAEIREAARTRGKEIEAESRARAEDEARRIIESGEKQLQASREQVVAELRNEMGQNSISLAERLLGTELSDSTRRSNTIDEFLNELDHVSTRK, encoded by the coding sequence ATGACTGACGTCACTGCATTCCTCATGGCCGCAGAGGGCCATGAGACGCTGCCGGGCGAGGGTGAACCTTCCATTCTCTTGCCGGCCGCGTACGACGTGGTTTGGTCTCTTGTCGTTTTCATCATCGTCGGCCTACTTTTTGCGAAGTACGTCATTCCGAAGTTCCAGGAAGTGCTGGCGGAGCGCGAAGACCGAATCAAGGGTGGCATCGAGCGTGCTGAGGTCGCCCAAAAGGAAGCCAAGGCTGCCCTGGAGAAGAACAACGCCGAGCTCGCGGAGGCGCGCCACGAGGCCGCCGAGATCCGTGAAGCCGCCCGCACCCGCGGCAAGGAGATCGAGGCTGAGTCTCGCGCCCGTGCCGAGGACGAGGCCCGCCGCATCATCGAGTCCGGTGAAAAGCAGCTGCAGGCTTCCCGCGAGCAGGTTGTCGCTGAGCTGCGCAACGAGATGGGCCAGAACTCCATCTCGCTGGCTGAGCGTCTGCTGGGCACCGAGCTGTCGGATTCGACCCGCCGCTCGAACACGATCGACGAGTTCCTGAACGAACTCGACCACGTGTCGACGAGGAAGTAG
- a CDS encoding F0F1 ATP synthase subunit delta — translation MKAASREAQSHVTDKLEELIRNADNSVAVAAQIGTELFLTVDQLDTERALRVAVADTSLESSQREGIVRDIFGNKVAEPTLNILTAAAQQEWSTPREFRAGLVNLGRRALELGAKEQGQLEQVENELYQLSVLLEGEKELTQLLSDRTATPAQKRGLLASVIYGKVTMFTEALALQVIGRPQHNPVDDLAELASDVAELRGKAVARVKSAEALSDTQRDALARKLEQIYGREMAIHSEVDPSLLGGMVVRVGDEVIDGSTRGKISRLRTDMAAQATK, via the coding sequence ATGAAGGCAGCTAGTCGCGAAGCACAGTCGCACGTTACGGACAAGCTCGAGGAGCTGATCCGGAACGCCGACAATTCCGTCGCCGTGGCTGCGCAGATCGGCACCGAGCTGTTCCTCACCGTGGATCAGCTCGACACCGAGCGCGCACTGCGTGTCGCCGTCGCCGATACGTCGCTCGAGTCCTCCCAGCGGGAGGGCATCGTCCGCGACATCTTCGGCAACAAGGTTGCGGAGCCCACCCTGAACATCCTGACCGCTGCAGCGCAGCAGGAGTGGTCGACCCCGCGCGAGTTCCGCGCTGGCTTGGTCAACCTCGGCCGTCGCGCGTTGGAGCTGGGCGCAAAGGAACAGGGTCAGCTGGAGCAGGTGGAAAACGAGCTGTACCAGCTCTCCGTCCTGCTCGAGGGGGAGAAGGAGCTGACGCAGCTGCTCTCCGACCGCACCGCGACCCCGGCGCAGAAGCGCGGACTGTTGGCTAGCGTGATTTACGGCAAGGTGACGATGTTCACCGAGGCGCTGGCATTGCAGGTCATCGGCCGTCCGCAGCACAACCCCGTCGACGACTTGGCCGAACTGGCCTCCGACGTCGCGGAGCTGCGTGGCAAGGCTGTCGCACGCGTGAAGTCCGCTGAGGCACTCAGCGACACCCAGCGCGATGCACTGGCCCGCAAGCTGGAGCAGATTTACGGTCGCGAGATGGCCATCCACTCTGAGGTTGACCCCAGCCTCCTCGGCGGAATGGTTGTCCGTGTGGGCGATGAGGTTATCGACGGTTCGACGCGCGGCAAGATTAGCCGCCTTCGCACCGACATGGCGGCCCAGGCGACCAAATAG
- the atpA gene encoding F0F1 ATP synthase subunit alpha — MLEETTESRKNMAELTISSDEIRSAIANYTSSYSAEASREEVGVVTSAADGIAQVSGLPGCMTNELLEFPNGVIGVAQNLETDSIGVVVLGNFETLSEGDEVKRTGEVLSIPVGENFLGRVINPLGQPIDGLGPIETNEERALELQAAGVLDRQPVEEPLQTGMKAIDAMTPIGRGQRQLIIGDRKTGKTAVCIDTILNQKEFWETGDPSKQVRCIYVAVGQKGSTIAGVRQTLEENGALEYTTIVAAPASDSAGFKWLAPFSGAALGQHWMYQGKHVLVIYDDLTKQAEAYRAISLLLRRPPGREAYPGDVFYLHSRLLERAAKLNDELGAGSLTALPIIETKANDVGAFIPTNVISITDGQVFLQSDLFNQGVRPAIDVGISVSRVGGAAQTKGMKKVAGNLRLDLAAYRDLEAFAAFASDLDAASKKQLERGQRLVELLKQSEHAPQPVEYQIISIWAANQGVFDVVPVEDVRRYEGELHEAIRANAPQVYDQIAGGKQLDDDSQSAIKRINEDLARNFQATSGERIVREAEAEPLEAKQVGKNQLNVSRS, encoded by the coding sequence ATGCTGGAAGAAACTACCGAGAGCAGGAAGAACATGGCGGAGCTGACGATCTCCTCCGATGAGATCCGTAGCGCGATAGCGAACTACACCTCGAGCTACTCCGCGGAGGCCTCCCGTGAGGAGGTCGGCGTGGTGACTTCGGCTGCAGATGGTATTGCCCAGGTTTCCGGGCTGCCAGGCTGCATGACGAACGAGCTGCTCGAGTTCCCGAACGGCGTCATCGGCGTCGCACAGAACCTCGAGACCGATTCCATCGGTGTTGTGGTGCTGGGTAATTTTGAGACCCTTTCCGAGGGCGACGAAGTCAAGCGGACGGGCGAGGTTCTCTCGATCCCGGTCGGCGAGAACTTCCTCGGCCGCGTGATCAACCCCCTGGGCCAGCCGATCGACGGCCTCGGCCCCATCGAAACCAACGAAGAGCGCGCCCTGGAGCTCCAGGCCGCAGGCGTCCTCGACCGCCAGCCGGTCGAGGAGCCGCTGCAGACGGGCATGAAGGCGATCGACGCCATGACGCCGATCGGCCGCGGCCAGCGCCAGCTCATCATTGGCGACCGCAAGACCGGCAAGACCGCGGTCTGCATCGACACCATCCTCAACCAGAAGGAATTCTGGGAGACTGGTGACCCGTCGAAGCAGGTCCGCTGCATCTACGTCGCCGTCGGCCAGAAGGGCTCCACCATTGCTGGTGTGCGCCAGACTCTGGAGGAGAACGGCGCGCTGGAGTACACCACCATCGTGGCAGCTCCGGCATCCGACTCCGCTGGCTTCAAGTGGCTCGCTCCGTTCTCCGGTGCGGCCCTGGGCCAGCACTGGATGTACCAGGGCAAGCACGTCCTGGTGATCTACGATGATCTGACCAAGCAGGCTGAGGCATACCGCGCCATCTCCCTGCTGCTGCGCCGCCCGCCGGGCCGCGAGGCATACCCGGGCGACGTGTTCTACCTGCACTCCCGCCTGCTGGAGCGTGCCGCCAAGCTCAACGACGAGCTCGGCGCCGGCTCCCTGACCGCACTGCCGATCATTGAGACGAAGGCGAACGACGTGGGCGCCTTCATTCCGACCAACGTCATCTCGATTACCGACGGCCAGGTCTTCCTCCAGTCCGACCTGTTCAACCAGGGCGTGCGTCCGGCTATCGACGTGGGCATCTCCGTGTCCCGTGTCGGTGGCGCTGCGCAGACCAAGGGTATGAAGAAGGTTGCCGGTAACCTCCGTCTGGACCTCGCCGCATACCGCGACCTGGAGGCGTTCGCCGCCTTCGCGTCCGACCTCGACGCCGCTTCGAAGAAGCAGCTCGAGCGCGGCCAGCGTCTGGTGGAGCTGCTGAAGCAGTCCGAGCACGCACCGCAGCCGGTCGAGTACCAGATCATCTCGATCTGGGCAGCGAACCAGGGCGTTTTCGACGTCGTTCCCGTCGAGGACGTTCGCCGCTACGAGGGCGAGCTGCACGAGGCGATTCGTGCCAACGCTCCGCAGGTCTACGACCAGATTGCGGGCGGCAAGCAGCTTGACGACGACTCCCAGTCCGCGATCAAGCGCATCAACGAGGACCTGGCACGCAACTTCCAGGCCACCTCCGGCGAGCGCATTGTCCGCGAGGCAGAGGCGGAGCCGCTCGAGGCCAAGCAGGTCGGCAAGAACCAGCTCAACGTCAGCCGCTCCTAA
- a CDS encoding F0F1 ATP synthase subunit gamma, which produces MATLRELRDRIRSVNSTKKITKAQELIATAQITKAQQRVEAAKPYADELKDVMERLASASSLAHPMLHERENGRVAAILVVTSDRGMAGGYNHNVLKKAAQLERMLTDAGYEVVRYVTGNKGVTHFRFRDMDVAGSWTGFSQQPSWEDTHNVRHQIIDGYMAGSESSVPLRVDGAEGAETGSVRGFDVVHVVYTEFVSMLSQEARVTQLLPIEPVLEEFKYEQQDMLTTSGEVAPDMNFEPDPDTLMDELLPVYVSRLLYSIFLEAAAAESASRRTAMKNATDNATDLANNLSREANQARQAKITQEITEIIGGAGALSGSGESD; this is translated from the coding sequence ATGGCAACGCTTCGCGAATTGCGCGACCGCATCAGGTCCGTCAACTCTACGAAGAAAATCACGAAGGCCCAGGAGCTGATCGCCACCGCGCAGATCACCAAGGCCCAGCAGCGAGTCGAGGCGGCTAAGCCGTACGCCGACGAGCTGAAAGACGTCATGGAACGCCTCGCGTCCGCGAGCTCCCTGGCCCACCCCATGCTCCACGAGCGTGAGAACGGCCGGGTCGCGGCAATCCTCGTGGTCACCTCAGACCGCGGTATGGCCGGCGGTTACAACCACAACGTCCTGAAGAAGGCGGCGCAGCTGGAGCGCATGCTCACCGATGCCGGGTACGAGGTAGTTCGCTACGTCACCGGCAACAAGGGTGTCACGCACTTCAGGTTCCGCGACATGGACGTGGCTGGTTCTTGGACCGGGTTCTCGCAGCAGCCGTCGTGGGAGGACACCCACAACGTGCGCCACCAGATCATCGACGGCTACATGGCCGGCTCCGAGTCCTCGGTGCCGCTGCGTGTCGACGGTGCCGAGGGCGCCGAAACTGGCTCCGTGCGTGGCTTCGATGTCGTGCATGTCGTCTACACCGAGTTCGTCTCCATGCTGTCGCAGGAGGCGCGGGTCACCCAGCTTCTGCCGATCGAGCCGGTGCTGGAGGAGTTCAAGTACGAACAGCAGGACATGCTGACCACCTCCGGCGAGGTGGCTCCGGACATGAACTTCGAGCCCGACCCTGACACGCTGATGGACGAGCTTTTGCCGGTGTACGTTTCCAGGTTGCTCTACTCGATCTTCTTGGAAGCAGCCGCCGCAGAGTCGGCCTCGCGCCGCACGGCTATGAAGAACGCGACGGATAACGCTACGGATCTGGCTAACAACCTGTCCCGTGAAGCTAACCAAGCCCGTCAGGCAAAGATCACCCAGGAAATCACCGAGATTATCGGCGGCGCTGGCGCGCTGTCCGGTAGTGGAGAAAGTGACTAA
- the atpD gene encoding F0F1 ATP synthase subunit beta, producing MTTAHSFDERNDELAGAALNDSDAQAPAQVENTQNPRGSENGRVVRVIGAVVDVEFPRGELPALYNALEVDIDLGEMSRTIVLEVAQFLGDNLVRTIAMAPTDGLVRGAKVADSGNPISVPVGDQVKGHVFNALGQCLDDPSVGETGERWGIHREPPAFKDLEGKTEILETGIKVIDLLTPYVKGGKIGLFGGAGVGKTVLIQEMITRIAREFSGTSVFAGVGERTREGTDLFLEMEDMGVLPDTALVFGQMDEPPGVRMRVALSGLTMAEYFRDVQNQDVLLFIDNIFRFTQAGSEVSTLLGRMPSAVGYQPTLADEMGVLQERITSTKGRSITSLQAVYVPADDYTDPAPATTFAHLDATTELSRSIASKGIYPAVDPLTSTSRILEPGIVGERHYNVAQKVIGILQKNKELQDIIAILGMDELSEEDKITVQRARKIQRFLGQNFFVAKKFTGDEGSYVPLEDTIDAFDRICEGEFDHYPEQAFNGLGGLDDVEAAYKKLQA from the coding sequence ATGACAACTGCTCACTCTTTTGATGAGCGCAACGACGAGCTGGCGGGCGCGGCGCTGAACGATTCCGACGCCCAGGCCCCGGCTCAGGTCGAGAACACTCAGAACCCGCGCGGTTCCGAGAACGGCCGTGTCGTGCGCGTCATCGGCGCAGTCGTCGACGTGGAGTTCCCGCGTGGCGAGCTGCCCGCTCTGTACAACGCGCTCGAGGTCGACATCGACCTCGGCGAAATGTCCCGCACCATCGTGCTCGAGGTTGCCCAGTTCCTGGGCGATAACCTCGTGCGCACCATCGCCATGGCTCCGACCGACGGCCTCGTCCGCGGCGCCAAGGTGGCAGACTCCGGTAACCCGATCTCGGTGCCGGTGGGCGACCAGGTCAAGGGCCACGTGTTCAACGCGCTGGGCCAGTGCCTGGACGACCCGTCGGTAGGCGAGACCGGCGAGCGCTGGGGCATCCACCGCGAGCCGCCGGCCTTCAAGGACCTCGAGGGTAAGACCGAGATCCTGGAAACCGGCATTAAGGTCATCGACCTGCTCACCCCGTACGTCAAGGGCGGCAAGATCGGCCTGTTCGGCGGCGCTGGCGTGGGCAAGACCGTGCTGATCCAGGAGATGATTACGCGTATCGCGCGCGAGTTCTCCGGTACCTCGGTCTTCGCCGGCGTGGGCGAGCGCACCCGTGAGGGCACCGACCTGTTCCTCGAGATGGAGGACATGGGCGTGCTTCCGGATACCGCGCTTGTCTTCGGCCAGATGGATGAGCCGCCGGGGGTCCGTATGCGCGTGGCCCTGTCCGGTCTGACCATGGCGGAGTACTTCCGCGATGTGCAGAACCAGGACGTGCTGCTGTTCATCGACAACATCTTCCGTTTCACCCAGGCGGGCTCCGAGGTGTCGACCCTTCTGGGCCGTATGCCTTCTGCCGTGGGTTACCAGCCGACCCTGGCCGACGAGATGGGTGTGCTCCAGGAGCGCATTACCTCGACCAAGGGCCGCTCGATCACGTCGCTGCAGGCCGTGTACGTGCCGGCGGACGACTACACCGACCCGGCTCCGGCCACCACCTTCGCCCACCTCGATGCGACCACCGAGCTTTCCCGTTCGATCGCGTCGAAGGGCATCTACCCGGCCGTGGACCCGCTGACCTCCACGTCTCGTATCCTCGAGCCGGGCATCGTGGGCGAGCGCCACTACAACGTCGCCCAGAAGGTCATCGGTATTCTGCAGAAGAACAAGGAGCTGCAGGACATCATCGCCATCCTGGGTATGGACGAGCTGTCCGAGGAAGACAAGATCACCGTGCAGCGCGCACGTAAGATCCAGCGCTTCCTGGGCCAGAACTTCTTCGTGGCGAAGAAGTTCACCGGCGACGAGGGCTCTTACGTCCCGCTCGAGGACACGATCGACGCGTTCGACCGTATCTGCGAGGGTGAGTTCGACCACTACCCGGAGCAGGCCTTTAACGGTCTCGGCGGTCTGGACGACGTCGAGGCTGCGTACAAGAAGCTGCAGGCGTAG